From the genome of Oryza glaberrima chromosome 1, OglaRS2, whole genome shotgun sequence:
ACCATTTAGTACTCAAAAGAAAAGATATTACGAAAAACATAGGACCAACAAAAATACCTCATGGGGGTATGTTATTATTGAGGCCGCTACTTTAGATCCTGATGAACAAATAGCTAATTTTCCTGGGCTGAGCTTATCGACTGTAGTGTTGTCTGAAAAGCATGTGCACATCTTTGTAAATCTTCAAGCCATGAAGACTCAGTCTTTTACTCAAACTTCGTATAGTAAAAAAGATTTTTTACCTCTTTTAGCAAAGTAAAGCTTCACATTCTCGTAGACTGGGAGCTGGATGGCCACATGAGTAACCCCAgctagagaaggaagaagaccaCTATCATCATATAAAACAGAGATCAAATAGACaacatatattttaatgaaaagaACGAGAAACGAACTGACCAAAACAGTATGCAATATGATTAAGGTGAAACCTACCTATACAATCCACGGATACCTTCTTCTTCTGCAATCCGCCGTAAAGCAGACCAAATGCTTGTGTAAGGTACCACACCTGTCCTCATCCCTTGTGTCTACAAGATGTAAATAGAGtacagaaataattttaaacatCATCCAACGTGACACATATACATGTAACAATTGCTATAAATAAGATCCTATGCCCAAAATTATGCAAAAATGATTAAAGAAACAAGCAGGGTCACGTCAGGCTGTAATTATCAGGTCAAAATATACTATGCCAAATAGTTTTTCAATCATTGGTTATAAACATTCATGCAATTCACAAAGATTTCAATAGTTTAGTGGGCAGCATTCtcagatttattttaattatgttGAATCATTGATAACAGCGTTCATGTAATGACAAAGTAACTAGAATTCACCCTATTCTCAGAGTTATGATTTCTAGACAGAAAACATGCTTCAAACAGGTGGTTATTTTTACTAATTTTGAATGGACTCATATTAACTAAATGATTAGCCAACCCTGTCTCTCACTTGTGAGTTAGTTGTCTAGGAATGAGGTTTGACTCTTCAATCTAAGGGAAGTTTCTGATCAAGACAAcatcaaaaataaaaagctcaatgacatgtaggacccacgtgagtcaatgacatgtgggtcaggatggcatatctcaaattttgtaaaattataatggcacgGTTACAATTTTCCCAAAAAAAGGGAATTATATGGCCCATTGCCACACTTCCACAATCACATGAAATATGAGTTTCAATGGCTATTATTAGGTTTTGTTGTCACAGTTGTCATATACTAAACATCCTTCACATGTCCAACAAGTCATATCCATAACGATGGGACAGTTGCAAGGGATCAATTTGTTCGCTAGAGACTGCGTGCCACAATTTGACAAGAAAAGTGCAGTTGGTGTACCTACTAACCAAGCATGACATCTTCTATAACAAAGCAAGAGAAGACTGGCAGCTTGTTCATGAGAACTAAGGGGTATAATTGAATACCCCAAGAAGGCTTTTATGCATGCTTGTCTAAAAAAAGTTCTAGTCTAGTTTATTGAATGGTGCAAACACAGCAAAACATCTCCTACGATGGCTTGGCGTAGCTGCCAGGCTGGCCTGTAACCTCCTTGTTTCTTAGAACCATATTGCTTGTGATACCACACAAATGCAATCTCTTTGCTATTAAAATGTGCACCTATTAGTTACTAATAACATATGTTCCAAATCCTCACACTTGAAAATTAAGGAGGGGATGGGGGAAGGAAAACCAAATCCCTTCATGATGTTAGTTAATCCCAGTTTCTCCCTCTCTAGCCAAGTTGTTAGTtactgactgactgactgactgactaGCGCTGATTTCTGGAACCATGGTTACATCTACTGCACTAGTGTTGATGCATTGAAGTCTCAGAATCGAGAACTACCCAAGATAGAATTGCATGCCCAATATGTGGCCCAAGAAAAATGTTAACAAAATGTGTTGAATACAGTCGTTCTCAAATTCCATCGGGAACATCATCATTTTGAAGTTCTCCATGCATGGAAGAATTAGTTAATAAATGTCTTACACAGGAAATGCTGCAGCTCAACAGCTCATATATAGTCATATCATATTAACCCAAACAAATGTATGGCATTTCACGCATTTCAGGTCTCTAGGATGGTAAGAAATACAGATTCTGGCACATGATCAAAACCCTGGAACATTGTAAATTTGTAAGCATTTCTCTGATGATTGGCGCAGCCACCTTCACAATGTTGTTGACACCCCGTGGAACACCTAAGTTCTGTTCTCATAAAAATCTTAAGTTCTAACTAGCAACATCAAGCATCCTCATATCTGCCCCTAGGATTCACAAGTAAGGCCTAATACATATATCCATCATGTACCAAGCAAGTAGCAAATACAACGTATAAGCAGTATATACTACTGTGAGCCAAGTTGTATCACCATCTTCTACAAACTTGCCGGATATTTATTAGTCTCTCATCTCAAGAAGAACCATAGCCgcacccccacccccaaaagTAAGGTAATAAAATTGCAAAGTCACAAATCTATAGAAAGCTGTTTTGAAAATAAATACCATATAGGGAAAAATAAACAGATATAAGTTACTACGATATAGCTTACTTGTAGCCTAGTCTTCACAACCCACAATGGATTAGTTGCAACAGCTGTTGCAATCCCGGCACATGAAGCAGCTAGAATATTTGCTTGGACAGACAATTCGCCAGTGTTATCACCTGCATAATGAACATGAATGATTAGGAATTGGTACCGGAGTTTGTACTATGATTCTCTACATTAACAAAATTATGACAAGGCATGCAGACAACAGTTGATGCATCAAATATATGTTATTAATATAAGTAATCATCCCTGAATTAAAAGCATAACTATGACCATAAATCAAAACTAGAAGACATCTGCAGCTGTAGGACTATAAGGACTAGTTAAGAGAAACGGGAGGTGGCTACTGACAGAAAGAAGTAACTTTATTTAACAACTGACAGAAAGAGGCAGTTTTatttgtacatatgtatatatactagtGCCAACTAAAGGACAATAATGTTAACACCTAAGAACCACAGGCGCAGAAAGACAGTGCAAAATACGGAGTATGTAATAGGACAAAAAAAGACGAAGTAATTGAGTTTTGTAATTGTCAGCAACCACTAGCAAAAGCAGTCAGTGCAATTAAACCAATAAATTACCATAACAAGCACGTACTGGTAGATATAGCATTGTTATCTTTGTCCATGAAAAAATTATGTTCCCACCTCTGTAGGGTAGAGCCTTAGTTATTAATGAGCCTATGGTATTGAGTAGAATTTAGGATTATGTGTGCACGCATGTGCGCACAAGACAGGTATAGAGATGAGGCTTAACTCCTCATTTGCTTATGTGCATAAAGTCATCGGACTCTCAATCGAAGTTTCTCATTTCCATGATTTTACAACTATAATTGCACGAAACAATAAATGACCCCCAAGCACACTCTGCACCCTGTTAAGTTTCCagcaaaattataaaatataggATCATGATCTAGTTTGCCCATAGTTTTGTCTCCTATCCTATAACAGTCCTTAGTTGTAAATATATTAACTGTTACATATATGCTCTTCATGAAGTAACAAACTAGAAAAACCCATTTTACACCTTATATACATGTCTAAATAACAATTTAACCTCAGTTTGTACTACATCTTcgaaaaaggaaataaagagTAGACTGAAATAATGCAATAACTACAAATAAAGCAGAGATATAGACCGCAAATGCTGCAATAACTACAGAGTACTTGACTTCCACAATGGCTTGAGTTGTGAAAGCAtgcatttttcataaaaatgaacttataaTACGGGATGGAGAGCATATATGAGTTATCGGATCATATTAATGCACCAAAATATACACCTGATAGATCTAATAGAATCCACAGTTCCACATGACTCAATTAGTCTTTCCTAGTTTGATTCAACTTAATTCTCTTGGTTTCTTTAGTGTAATTGCATGGACATCTGCACTTAGTACTTTCCTTGATTTGTTTGGGGATGTGAATTGTGAAATCTACAGATAGAAGGCAACCACATTTGAGAGAAAATGATCCATATCTGGTCAGGATCACCAGACACTTTAGGTAGTTAGGTATATGTAAgagggcaacatatcctatgcacacaggccctcacgtgtacacacgtgcacaccaactaaaaaatgtcaccaaaaaatctagaaaaaatcatacacatactttcaattgtattacacctagggttaaaatcttaacatcaaattcattatattttagccgtaacaaaaaaaacaaaaaatctgacagttttaaggttgcaattttgtcagaattttatcttttttgttattctctatgtagaatgaatttgaagatgcgactttgcacatagatgtaatactattgaaagtacatgtatgaattttcctagaattttttgtgataatttttagttggtgtacacggtgtgtacacgcaagggcctgtgtgcataggatacgctcccatgtAAGAGTGCTGTGATATATCTGCAGTTCTGAGCTGTGGAACATATTCTACCAAGAATATTTACCATGTATGGTCAAATGTTGCTATTATGTGATTCTAAAAGGAAGGTTGTCATTTTATCGATATCCCAAAAGGAGGAGGTTATCGAAAGCAAATCCAGTGGAGAAGCAAGTCTTAGCGCCAGCATTCCGGAGACAAAAACACTGTTTTAACATGTGATCAACATAACTCCAAAAGGGGCACCTATCAACATATAGTGATAAAATAGGTATCAAAATGCTGGACTCTACGGTGAGTGCATAAGCCTCTCCAGTCAAATATACAGTTAGTCAAGTATGAAATATCAGTTATAGTATCATCACATATAGATAAGCTTTTGTACTTTTAAAGAACATAACAAGTCTTTAGCTGAAGCGCTTTAAATGATTTCCTGATACAGGGAAAGTTGGACACATTATGCAAACAGTAGATCCTCGGGAAAATTCCTTATAGTTCACTAAGCTGTTGTGTTAAACATGATTTAATGCTAATTCTTTTGTGAGCATTTCAAGGAATACAAATATCTAATATAGTGGCATGTCAGAATTGTCCATAGCATTCCCTGAAATGCTCAAGACCTTGAGATGCTTGAGTTAactgaaaacaaaaacaaagatgGAAACACAATAGAATCTAATCCAACACATGATTCCCTTAAATAAGGATTTGATGCTTCTGCCCACCTTTCTTCAATATTTTACACATAAGCACAAAAACTGACAAATCTAGACCAACATTGGTAAAGCACAGTTGTGTTTAACCTTGAGAATGAAGAAGACCCTTCAAGTGATTATAAACTGAAAACGTAACCTGCAGAGTGCAACAGACAAAACATTATATAAGGTGtgattcaaaaaatatatatcaaaggCAGAGATAACAAAAATGAAGAGAATCAGACAGATATTTTGTGTGTTTTCTCTGTTAATACATTTCACGTGTTACATGTTTCAAACATAAATCACGGAATCAGCAAAAACAATCAATTAACTAGCATCTAAACAAAAGATCAGCCACCACTAATAGAAACAAAAACGCCAACAGCACACAGCCCACGAGCCATGGCTTCAGTGCACAGAATTGTTTCTTTCACTACAGTGTACGCAGTCGGAATAGCTGAGCATGCATATTTATGAGATTATGAGTCAACAAAATCAAACACACCAAACAAGCATCAATCATAAAGCAATATTTAGCCTGCAGTTTTGAAGCACAATTAGATGTTCATAGGGAGTATGGACTATGGACTAGACCACATATATATTGAAAACCTCCTGTATCACATTCTGAACGTGGCATATATTAAATTCTATTTGATGACATACTTATTGAAGAGGATGGGAATCACTGATTTTTATCATAAAAAGGAGAGCATCTAATTTGCCAGATCTTCCTCCACAAGTCACatgatactactccctccgtcgtataatataagggattttagagggATGTGACACTGCCCGGATTCATattactaggatgtgtcacatccctccaaaataccttatattttgggacggagggagtatattactaTTAAGCGCCAAGAGAAAACAACCGACTCATGTTTCCCCTTAAACAATTGAGTGCCAACAGTTCAACCCTGACAGTATCTCCCACACAACCTACTAAAACAAATTCGCTTCTGCAGCCAAAATCTCAACAAACTCctcaaaatcaatataaatgtcCATACATATAGCTAGATCTGTAATATTGAAATTGGTTTTTATTGAATCGCAATCACAAGTGGATCTAGATAGTAAGCGAAATGCATTAAAGTGTTCAAACAACAAACACGCTTCGTGGAGATGTACATCTGTTATTAGGCATTGCACGGAACATATATTCAATTTAGTGAAATCACATAAAACATCAGCATTAGGCGTTTTCAAAACTCATTGTTTATAGACATGTAGCAAGCTATCATCTAAAAGTGGATTAAAGAAATTAAAACAATCCTGTAATGTTACTAACTGTATTTGTACATTAATGATTACTCACATCCTAAGTTGGAAATAATGCTACTGTTTACTGACTGACTGTATAATGTTAATGATTACTTACAGCCCATGTTGGAAACAATGCTACTATTGTTGGTGAAAGGCCACGATACAACCCAGGCAGgccttcattttttaatatgtgCTGAAAACCTGAAATTATTACCCTACCTAATACGGAAGAGAAACAGAAgtcagaaaaaaagataaatggaGCAGATATATGATGAATAGATGAATTATCAAGAGATAAAATAAGACTGTTTGAGAAGGATTAAAAATTAGTAATACATGCTCAAGAGAACAATACTTTCTGAGTAtccaaaattaatttataattgtACTAAATTGATCATCAACATACAGAGATAAGCACTATATTGTTCAGCATGTTAAACTAAGATGTCTATAGAAGTGTGAAAGGTTTTATGGTATTAATAGTTGTGCCATTGGAGTGACACATATGCACAGGACATATAGTTCCCCTTCAAACAGAGAAATGTGCATGTTTGTAATGCAAACTTGATGAGGAtaacaggttttttttttcatttcagatTCAGATAAAAACATTAGAATATACAAATGAACATGCAAGTCTTTTCAAACTTAGCGAATCATATGATTTATATGAATGCTAAAATGCCTTTGTCAAAATATTCAATATAtggaaatattttataatattttactcAAGACATCCTTCCATTTGCAATATTTGTCCACAGCCCACTTTACACAGACCAAGAAAGCAGAGTCTAAGAAAACATAATGAAAATGACTGTGGATATCCCTAATAAACTCATAATACAGACAATTtatcttttcaaaaatatttaagtaGGTGGGAAATGCATTTAAGTAGGGGCAAAATTTGCAAGTACATCTTGATCTCTGCAATGGACAAGTATTTTGAAACAGATACTCCAGAGATAATGGGACCGATActgtgaaatggaggaaataGTGCAATGTCAAAACAATCTTATATGAAATGTTGCATTGGTTGACTATAAGAGAttctgcagcagcagctacaTTACGCACTGCATGTGCAGCATTGCAGGGAAAAAGACTTAGCTCACAATTTCATGTGCCTAATTTATAACTATTCAAGCATACAAAAGCATGGATTATTAGATTATCTATTTTGGCACTCCTACCCTTCCATTCCTCAATTTTGACAGTAGTACTTCAGTTACAAGCATGCATTGAGCTCCTAATCCCCTTTATCAACCCCAACACGTCAGACCAGCCCCCCACCCCATTAAGCGCCAACTTTTGCAATCAAACCATTGTCCAGCATAACTGGTATAATGCAAACATATAGGCTTTCATCATGTTCTTTAGTATCGCAACGCGACAAATTGATCTTACAGCGAGACCAAAACAGGCTAACTCACAAATTTCATGGGGCAACAAGCCCAGAGAAAGCGTATGGACAGAGTGCAAAGTAGGCAAACGGTACGTATAAACCATGCATCAGAAGAGAAGAGAACTAGTTACCAGGTGGCGCCGTGCTAGAGAGGTTGGAAGGGAGGCCGTACACCTGCAGCCGCGTCT
Proteins encoded in this window:
- the LOC127782849 gene encoding nicotinamide adenine dinucleotide transporter 2, mitochondrial-like, with the translated sequence MSEGRGGNGARVMVREAACNAIAGGSAGVISATVLCPLDVIKTRLQVYGLPSNLSSTAPPGRVIISGFQHILKNEGLPGLYRGLSPTIVALFPTWAVTFSVYNHLKGLLHSQGDNTGELSVQANILAASCAGIATAVATNPLWVVKTRLQTQGMRTGVVPYTSIWSALRRIAEEEGIRGLYSGLLPSLAGVTHVAIQLPVYENVKLYFAKRDNTTVDKLSPGKLAICSSGSKVAASIITYPHEVVRSKLQEQGRARHGAVHYTGVIDCIKQVYQKEGIPGFYRGCATNLLRTTPNAVITFTSYEMINRLMHQLLPH